GGTCTACCACAATATTCAATGATTTGGCCGAGGATTTAGATGCATCATATCTTAGAAAATTAGTATCAAATTTGGGGTACACTAATCTAAGTAAGttgcattatttggatcctagGAAATCTATTGTTGATGGTATTAGGTTCCTTGGATATGATTATGGGGGAGAACAAACTTTGCGGTCAACGACAATAATGAATGACAATGCTCAATTACCATCACAATCAACACAAAATAGTGTTACTTCCTCTAATCATAGCTTTATTGCTCCAAACGGAAGAAATTATATATACTCTAAGGCATTACaggtatttttttttccttaaagCCTCCATGTTGAACTCattctttttacaataaaatCAAGTAAACTTACCAACTAATAAGCCATAATCTTGTTGCAAGGATTTGGCTAACAAAAATAGAGGCCACTACAACCGAGATTGATCAGAAGGTGCAAAAGATTTTAAAGTCCAGGTAAATTCATTTCTCTACTTATAAGCTAGACAATACTACTTTGCTAAATGTGTAAAATGACTCATCACTTTGGAGCTGGGATTACCTGATATGGGATTACTAGAGCAGCATCTATATGGCTTATGTTATCTTgtctcgttttttttttttttttaattttaaaaaaaaagtagccTATGTAAATGCATTCACAAGGTGCTCAAACTCTCAAATTACCTTGTTGTCTAATGCTTCGATCTTTTTTTTGGTATAGTACTATGTGTCTATGCCTTCTCTTGGAGCtgattatttctcatttttatcTTGAATATTAGAGGTTCAGATGCTATATATTGTCATTAATATTTCGTTCCAATATTTCTTTAATTACATTCAATATAATCATTGTCACTTAACTAGCTGCAAAATCTTCATGATCTTCCGGTACATGCATGCTGCATTTCACATGCAATATCTTCCCAACAAGCTAGCTGATTCTAATCGAGAATGTCAAAGTTTTTGAGTGAAATTTTGTAATCTTACGACCTATGGTAGTTCTATATACTTAAGTTAATTAGTTATATAGTATGGAGTACTAAATAGCATTAAACCATTTATGAAAGACAAGTATTTACCCATGAAACTAGTTGCAATTTTTTGGGGCTATTTTGTGGTTACTAATTTCAGTGGTCATATTATGACCGGAATTTGCAGTACAGTTTAATCTTcataaaaattgtattttgtttttattttttattttttaattaaatattgtatttattttattaaaaaaaaacctaaGCTTGTCGGAATATTATTTCTCCGGCCACCGTCGATCCCCAAATGATGAAGGATATAAGGTGAGTCCCCAAATGATGAAAGTTATGAAAGGTAAGTCCCCAAAAGTATATTTTACTCCCCCTACTTGTGTCCCAAGAGGGCTTACCCGGCAATGGCCCGCCCCATGGATTAGAAAGGTTTATATAATTGTAGCGGGCTTAATGTATACAAGTTACTGGTAGTGGTGATGCTAATTTTTTAGCTACATAAGTAATTTTAAACTTCTAggtttttaatttgtttatccTTTTACCAATTTATTACTCCACCTTTTATAAAATCGGTGAATTtgtttctcttttgtttttttgtttttggtttcacaaattcttatttacaaatgggtgtacaataaatattgtacaccgaagtaaaagttgacttaaaatgctttaaagttacatttatatacgtaaaagttatctattttttaatgataaatttttcatttgaataaaaaattatttcttcaaaatcactaataatgtataaattaatcatttaaccctttaaaatgtttatctatcaactttttaattttataatataaaagttacagaaaaataggttaaagttacgaaaaactgcataaaagttattttggtgtacaataaatttattgtacaccttgtgcgcgcaagaccttttagttttgttttagttttttagtaTTCTTTTTCTTTGCAGTTTActtaatttaaaaattcattttttaacGAATTTGTATAGGTGTGAATAATTTGTGTTTTAAATTTAAAGAATTATAAGTTATAACCCAAAATTTACAATTAATATGCCCAATTTGTAAAAGCCCCAAATTGGGTATAAACCCCAATTATAGAGCAAAAACATTAAAATTGTTGCCCTTTACGAGCAAAATTATCCGTGTATAAATACAAATTGGACGGATTATCAGTAACAAATCAAACCCATATACTAATTTTGTAATTGGAAACTTTAGTCTAAAGTTTATAGGGAGTTTTTTTTCACgcagaaacgaaaatattagtctatacagagtatttaaaaaggaacaccatagattattagaagccatgtggcatctctcctttcattcatcattttgttttgttttattttcaatttttctttattgtttctatgattttcaacttctaatgcctcttccactccattttccttattcaacatcaagttatgAATAGTCTAATATACGCAttagtctcttccactccacccatttaacatccaatatttattcaacatataatttttatatttttccaaccttcaaagtacacctctatttaattcatatattaccaaaaatcagaagtactcactaattaaaacttcaaaagacatctgaacaaccactatacaaccgctcgttctatgaacgggctcaaaagctagttatatTATATTAGTGGCCgaaactttaaaacaaacaaacattgcacacacaaaaaaacaaacaaaaaattattccCGTTTTTTTTAGTTGAAATAATTGGACTTTTGACATTATTCATATTTATTTTGACTATCACTTGTGATTAATACTATAGTTATGTGAGGTCTTGTTATAATATCAAACTAGTGTGTGggccgggcgatgccccgatcgctacattgaatagttaaaattttagatttttcttgagctcaatatttgacgaaATGCATGTATACCTTAAAGTGAAAAACATCAATTAAGTTTGTCAATTACACAGACACACTacgtgtaacaccccgacctctaaataacttattaaagcataattggcagcggaattaacctaattcggtcgggacattacctgccgtaactccctcttgggaattacaaggcaaccatcaatcataagctattaaactccaaaattaacataataatcctttataattccttaataaaagtacgtaacttaatcaagaatctttacttaaactttacAACTTAatattaacttaggtgaacgttgtaatagtgaaatcctcgacactactcgtttccgtggtccccaacagtacctaaaacggaaaacaaaacggtgagccgaagactcagtaacgagttaccctagtatcgtaacatcatttcaattcattttatttaataacacagggagaatagaatatagtaaaacatttaataaatcattatttcaaaagcatcattttgaaacatcatttcaggaacatcatttcaggaacattatttctttaacctttttccttttaacagtattattctggtcgtcaggactttacaggaaaacatggtaggacgtctcctacgaacaagggaagccagtgcttcataacagggggagtcagtgctccataacaggggaagccagtgcttcttatcaggggaaaccttggttccatatcaggggaagccagtgcttcttatcagggggaaccttggttccatatcaggggaagccagtgcttcttatcaaggggagcctgggctccacatcaggggaacttgaccagttcttacactttcatttatcatgtttacatttcttttaatagaacattaatcaggaaaaatcTCATTCAATCAGGATAgttcaataaaaccattaaatctcgttatttcataaaatcattctttcaggaataataattcattaaatcaatactttgcataaagttgcattatcgtaaatcaattcaatcaaaacatacttgtaatcccgcaaatcataaaacatcattataaaacatcaatcattcataacatcattcgtacataaatacatttcgaagggattgcgggtactagcaataaccgttacctcaattccacggTTTGCTAAGcctttcgttggttcgttctttctgagctccgagtccgaattctttcaaaatattaacttacTGGATTAGTATTATAACGATAAATACTTAAaactaatattttataaataatacatTTATAGATATTAAGTTTtagaataattaatttaataaaaatataatctttgaaaatattattaaacaacatttcaatcaaaatatttatatatttcataaatcgatttacatgatttaaatttcataaattaacgaaaatattatttacacCAAAATTACAGTCAAAATATAAATCTGAATTTATCatttaaatttcatttaaaacaaataataatTGATTAACATGAGTGCTTAAGGAGAATGAAGCTTACTTTAGGGTATTGGGCCAAGACAAGAGTTGGGCCTTAATGTGAAAAATGAAAGAACCAACTTCCAATTACTGGAACTCGTTctctccccttttttttttgaaactgaAGCGAAGAACAGGGGAGGGCCGAGACAGGGGAACACGAAAgggaggaggagaggaagaaGGTGGCGGCTGGGATCGGGTTTCTCGGTGTCGCTGGGTGGTACCGGAACCTCGCCTGGGAGGCGTCGGAGGTGGGGTGGTTCCGAGGCGGCGGAATAACAAGGGGAGGGGAGAGGAAGGTCGAACAAAGCATGGGAGGTCGAGGGTGTTTCTGGGCGGCGTCTCGCCGGTTATTGGGGACAGAGGTGGGTTCACATAGTGGAGAGGGTGGCTGGGAGCGGTGGTGCGACGCTGGTGGTGCCGCAAGGGAAGAAAGGAGGAGGGAACAGGGGAGTGGGTGGCTGCGGGGGAGGCGAGAGAAAATAAGGGAGGTGTTGGGTTGAGTGTTGCGTCGGAGATGGCGGTGAGGGTGGCTGGGAATGGGGGCGCAGCACGGTGGTGCAGTTCGTGAAAGAAAGAGAGGAGGAGGCAGGGGAGGGGCAAAGGTCAAGCGAGGAGAAGAAGAGCAAGGTGAGGGGTGTGGTGCTCGGCGGTGAGTGGTGGTTAGGCGGTGAGGATGGGCAGTAGTGGTGGTGGCAGTGGTTGGTTTCAGTGGCtgatggtggtggttcgaacGAAGCAGTAAACCAGGGAGGGGTGGTTTTCCGTTTTGGTTAAACTGATTTGGTTGGAAAAATGGTGACAATTTGTGGCTTGTTTATAGTGTGAAGTTGAGTGAACAATAAGCTGAAATTCTTGGGAAGCAAGGAATGAATTTAGACTGAATTGTGGGTGGAGAggaatgaaggaattccttcattctTATTCTTGTTTGTATGCTGTTGTTTGTACGTGAAtagcaaggaatgagaaagatgccgatttgttccttaggggtattttggtcatttcatatagttaggcaagatttctgaaaattggtttctattttaggcaaatgtttaattaaaactaagttttgaaataattctttataaaaaatatcgtttaacgaaaaataaatttagttccCGAATGAAAATAAGAACgtttcaaaattatttaaaatccgaaaatattaagattaagctcgtaaatatgaaattaaattataaaatctaaaattagtaattcgtgtaacaatattaaaaattcaagtgaaataaaacttcgttaattaaaatagagTTCAAAATTAGTacttaaaacgtttttaaattaaataaaaacaattaagcataattaattgagttttaaaaattcggggtattacactacGTCGTTTATCAtgccaagtaatttttcaattagatcatcttacaattgtataatttgttttctagtggaactaagtgcttcaaattaatatcaccaaattagatataagcAGCCATGCAAGGTAtttctatagttgatgcttatgagattcatgacatcatgtttcttcatagttgtcctaattattttttattattttttttcaaaatattccttagaaaataaaaaatcaaataaaaatttagttggtttagacttcatgttaacatttatttataaattaatgtgaagaaataaaccacaattggtggttggttaaggtggtaatgagaattatcattcagacatgaggtctagagttcgaacctcgttgtattgatttttggttatccatgacatgacataccacttggtgagtgaatgatgtggcgcaaagggaagagtacta
This sequence is a window from Spinacia oleracea cultivar Varoflay chromosome 1, BTI_SOV_V1, whole genome shotgun sequence. Protein-coding genes within it:
- the LOC130466083 gene encoding uncharacterized protein; translated protein: MEPKPCIVVHHGGCWKSVHGGMGYEGGSTTIFNDLAEDLDASYLRKLVSNLGYTNLSKLHYLDPRKSIVDGIRFLGYDYGGEQTLRSTTIMNDNAQLPSQSTQNSVTSSNHSFIAPNGRNYIYSKALQDLANKNRGHYNRD